One part of the Hydrogenobacter sp. T-2 genome encodes these proteins:
- a CDS encoding carbon monoxide dehydrogenase beta subunit family protein produces MATLGPAGFSPYSVAVYEGVLNPPAGKALMYNEIVDEELAMREAAKAMLTRPNPTIFPGPQVLYGWNEEAKEKAKLVKKMAQVLGAKIIPMYDYRPKYPKINPAVEINPNHPNLTIWHNKIKACIFIGVHCHYANVALKIIRAETDCYTIAMCSMDGHEDAMITLRDQHVEEVEKFIRIAEEVKRELGK; encoded by the coding sequence ATGGCAACACTTGGGCCAGCGGGTTTTTCACCATATTCTGTGGCTGTTTATGAGGGTGTTTTGAACCCTCCAGCTGGCAAGGCTCTAATGTATAACGAAATAGTGGACGAAGAGCTTGCCATGAGAGAAGCTGCCAAAGCTATGCTCACAAGACCTAACCCCACCATATTCCCAGGTCCTCAGGTCCTCTACGGTTGGAACGAAGAGGCTAAGGAAAAGGCAAAGTTAGTGAAGAAGATGGCACAGGTTCTTGGTGCAAAAATAATCCCCATGTATGACTACAGGCCCAAATATCCTAAGATAAACCCAGCAGTGGAAATAAACCCTAACCATCCCAACCTTACCATATGGCACAACAAGATAAAGGCATGCATATTCATAGGTGTGCATTGCCACTATGCAAACGTCGCCTTGAAGATAATAAGGGCGGAGACAGACTGCTATACCATAGCCATGTGTAGCATGGATGGACACGAAGATGCCATGATAACCCTCAGAGACCAACATGTGGAAGAGGTGGAAAAGTTCATAAGGATAGCAGAGGAGGTAAAAAGGGAGCTTGGAAAATGA
- a CDS encoding Uma2 family endonuclease, which translates to MAVKEKVWTYEDYLSLEEEKRYEIIDGELLEMPAPSLKHQKVIWNLAYVFRRYQEKKDCGDFYLAPVDVVLSEEHVVQPDLVFISKDRLSIARGRGIFGSPDLVVEVVSPSTFKRDTEDKRKLYAKYGVKEYWLVFPEERVVEVLTLEGNEYEVFSHAFESGKVCSKLLEGLFLNLEEIF; encoded by the coding sequence ATGGCGGTAAAGGAAAAAGTTTGGACTTACGAGGACTATCTCAGCCTTGAGGAAGAGAAAAGGTATGAGATAATTGACGGAGAGCTACTTGAAATGCCAGCACCAAGCCTAAAACATCAGAAGGTTATTTGGAATCTTGCCTATGTCTTTAGGAGGTATCAAGAGAAAAAAGACTGTGGAGATTTTTATCTTGCTCCAGTGGATGTGGTTCTTTCTGAAGAACACGTAGTCCAGCCAGACCTTGTGTTTATCTCAAAGGATAGGCTTTCTATAGCAAGGGGTAGAGGTATATTTGGCTCTCCAGACCTTGTGGTGGAAGTGGTCTCTCCTTCTACCTTCAAAAGGGACACGGAGGACAAGAGAAAACTGTATGCCAAGTATGGTGTAAAGGAGTATTGGCTTGTGTTTCCAGAAGAAAGGGTGGTGGAGGTGCTTACCTTGGAGGGAAATGAGTATGAAGTTTTCTCCCACGCCTTTGAAAGTGGAAAGGTTTGTTCAAAGCTCCTCGAGGGCTTATTCCTAAATTTAGAAGAGATTTTTTAA
- a CDS encoding Uma2 family endonuclease, translating into MTIREKLWTYEDYLSLEGEKRYEIIDGELLEMPAPSLKHQKIVGTLYRLLSQHVEEKALGEVYISPVDVVLSPYHVVQPDIVLVLKENYHTLKENSIHGSPDLVVEVVSPSTFKRDTEDKRKLYAKYGVKEYWLVFPEERVVEVLTLEGNEYEVFSHAFESGKVCSKLLEDFCLNLEGVFGAVVER; encoded by the coding sequence ATGACAATAAGAGAAAAGCTCTGGACTTACGAGGACTACCTTAGCCTTGAGGGAGAGAAAAGGTATGAGATAATTGACGGAGAGCTACTTGAAATGCCAGCACCAAGTCTAAAGCATCAAAAAATAGTAGGGACGCTCTATAGACTTCTTTCCCAGCATGTAGAAGAAAAAGCCCTGGGAGAAGTCTACATTTCTCCAGTGGATGTGGTTTTGTCTCCTTACCATGTGGTCCAGCCAGATATAGTGCTGGTCTTGAAGGAAAACTATCACACCCTTAAAGAGAACTCTATACATGGCTCTCCAGACCTTGTGGTAGAAGTGGTCTCTCCTTCTACCTTCAAAAGGGACACAGAAGACAAGAGAAAACTATATGCCAAGTATGGTGTAAAGGAGTATTGGCTCGTGTTTCCAGAAGAAAGGGTGGTGGAGGTGCTCACCTTGGAGGGAAATGAGTATGAGGTTTTCTCCCACGCCTTTGAAAGTGGAAAGGTTTGTTCAAAACTTCTTGAAGATTTCTGCCTAAATTTAGAAGGTGTCTTTGGTGCAGTTGTAGAGAGGTGA
- a CDS encoding 4Fe-4S dicluster domain-containing protein, producing the protein MYYVAEVINDECSKYNCKQCTLFCPEPNTLMYTDEEHHAFVVQERCKGCALCVYVCVNLLKRNAIHMIMPEVHAEK; encoded by the coding sequence ATGTACTATGTGGCAGAGGTCATAAACGACGAGTGCAGTAAGTATAACTGCAAGCAGTGCACCCTTTTCTGCCCTGAGCCAAACACCCTTATGTATACTGACGAAGAGCATCATGCCTTTGTGGTGCAAGAACGGTGCAAAGGCTGTGCCTTGTGTGTCTATGTCTGTGTAAATCTTTTAAAGAGAAACGCCATACATATGATTATGCCAGAGGTGCATGCGGAGAAGTAA
- a CDS encoding S41 family peptidase yields the protein MLLLLHVSFAGEDCPREELLKRVATLMERHYLWWDRIKDSQWKSEQELIEHLRKIGDRWTSITRQEEDRLWYSSSKMVGLGVRWDDKGYVVKVFPKSPAEQHGVREGDLILAINGVNDKNQWRRVIREVRKGEVINLEIIRDGLFMEIGVVKGEFLVPVIEEVRLIEYGDKKVGYIKLVNFTQPAVEQFREAMEKFNTDNIDLLILDLRDNGGGLISVAKSIVDMLIGGEGVMFYLEGRGRNLGVYQFTNRQGFNKPIIVLVNKHTASASELVATLLRRYAGAVIVGENTVGKYVGSNMYALDACGNVLRLITFEMKLPSGEPVATDKGINPDCRLEDGNPIERSLECFSSHTLGVSPAGQP from the coding sequence GTGCTTTTGCTTCTGCATGTATCCTTTGCGGGTGAAGACTGCCCAAGGGAGGAACTATTAAAAAGAGTTGCTACTCTAATGGAAAGGCATTATCTTTGGTGGGATAGGATAAAGGATAGTCAGTGGAAAAGTGAGCAGGAGCTAATAGAACATCTAAGAAAGATAGGTGACCGTTGGACTTCTATAACAAGGCAGGAAGAAGACAGGCTTTGGTATTCAAGTTCAAAGATGGTGGGTCTTGGTGTGCGGTGGGATGACAAGGGTTATGTGGTTAAGGTTTTTCCCAAGTCTCCCGCAGAACAGCACGGTGTCAGAGAGGGTGACCTTATTTTAGCCATAAATGGTGTAAATGACAAAAACCAGTGGAGGAGAGTTATAAGGGAGGTAAGAAAGGGAGAAGTTATAAACCTTGAGATAATAAGGGATGGATTGTTTATGGAGATAGGTGTGGTGAAGGGAGAGTTCCTTGTGCCTGTAATAGAAGAAGTGAGGCTAATAGAGTATGGTGATAAAAAGGTGGGATATATAAAGCTCGTAAACTTCACACAGCCTGCGGTAGAGCAGTTTAGGGAGGCTATGGAAAAATTCAACACAGACAATATAGACCTTTTGATACTTGACCTAAGGGATAACGGTGGTGGGCTTATCTCTGTAGCCAAAAGTATAGTGGATATGCTAATAGGGGGTGAGGGTGTTATGTTTTACCTTGAGGGGCGGGGGAGAAACTTAGGGGTATATCAGTTTACAAACAGACAGGGCTTTAATAAACCAATTATTGTGCTTGTTAATAAACACACTGCCTCTGCATCGGAGCTGGTAGCCACTTTGCTTAGAAGGTATGCGGGTGCGGTTATAGTGGGGGAAAACACGGTAGGCAAGTATGTAGGGAGCAACATGTATGCTCTTGACGCTTGCGGTAATGTGTTAAGGCTTATAACCTTTGAGATGAAACTTCCAAGTGGTGAGCCTGTGGCTACAGACAAAGGCATAAACCCTGACTGCAGATTAGAAGATGGAAATCCTATAGAGCGTTCTCTTGAATGTTTTTCTTCTCATACTCTTGGAGTATCTCCTGCAGGACAGCCTTGA
- a CDS encoding AAA family ATPase — protein sequence MIVVVMGLSGSGKSFLASILHQDFGFEWLRSDLIRKELAGIKPYESAKSGYGEGIYSQEWTKRVYEEMIRRAKELVCSGKNVVLDATFLQDWQRELVRKNFPNAIFLLAYAEDQIVIKRLKERQDISDADLEVYLRQKENFVPPPYAIRVDTNNSRDELKAVLQEILQEYEKKNIQENAL from the coding sequence ATGATAGTAGTGGTTATGGGTCTTTCTGGCTCTGGCAAATCCTTCCTTGCAAGCATACTCCATCAGGACTTTGGCTTTGAGTGGCTAAGGAGCGACCTAATAAGAAAGGAGCTTGCTGGTATAAAGCCCTATGAAAGTGCTAAATCTGGCTACGGTGAAGGTATATATTCACAAGAATGGACAAAAAGAGTTTATGAGGAGATGATAAGAAGGGCTAAAGAATTGGTCTGTAGTGGTAAAAATGTAGTGCTTGATGCAACTTTCCTTCAGGATTGGCAAAGAGAACTGGTAAGGAAAAACTTTCCAAATGCTATATTTCTGCTTGCCTACGCAGAAGACCAAATAGTAATAAAAAGGCTTAAGGAAAGGCAGGATATATCCGATGCGGACCTTGAGGTGTATCTAAGACAAAAAGAAAACTTTGTTCCTCCTCCTTATGCCATACGCGTAGATACAAACAATAGCAGGGACGAACTCAAGGCTGTCCTGCAGGAGATACTCCAAGAGTATGAGAAGAAAAACATTCAAGAGAACGCTCTATAG
- a CDS encoding DsbC family protein, producing the protein MRLLLTLLLLLKLSLAQDLYTEFIRSQVKEIPLNKAIVVGKGKRELITFINPDCGHCRREWQALRPHLDKVKVYVFLLPFRSFPESHAKSYYIACSKDKLKALDEVLSGKFDGRPPKVKECPLVYEHIKIAEKLNVQGTPYNIILGSYKVIEGYSPALLEHLGIR; encoded by the coding sequence ATGAGACTTTTATTAACTCTCTTGCTACTTTTGAAGCTAAGCCTTGCCCAAGACCTATACACAGAGTTTATAAGGTCTCAAGTTAAAGAAATACCCCTCAACAAGGCTATCGTGGTAGGTAAAGGGAAAAGGGAGCTTATAACCTTTATAAACCCTGACTGTGGACACTGCAGGAGAGAGTGGCAAGCTCTAAGACCTCACTTAGACAAGGTAAAGGTCTATGTTTTTCTTTTACCTTTTAGGAGCTTTCCAGAAAGCCACGCCAAGTCTTATTACATAGCCTGCTCAAAGGACAAACTAAAAGCACTTGATGAAGTCCTATCTGGAAAGTTTGACGGAAGACCCCCAAAGGTAAAGGAGTGTCCTCTTGTTTATGAGCACATAAAAATAGCGGAAAAGTTAAATGTGCAGGGAACTCCATACAACATAATACTTGGGAGCTACAAGGTTATAGAAGGCTATAGCCCAGCTCTCTTGGAACATCTTGGTATTAGATGA
- the ispH gene encoding 4-hydroxy-3-methylbut-2-enyl diphosphate reductase: MAQIIVAEHAGFCFGVRRAINLAEEAVKDTHLDRKVLSMGPLIHNPQEVKRLEGKGLMLLEDESMLDENSTVIVRSHGIPPQKERELLSKGVRLVDATCPFVKAVHEAVIKLCKEGYFVVLVGEKNHPEVIGTLGYLQECGGKGVVVESKEDLKAVLGKEKVGVVAQTTQNEQFFKEVVGEIALWAREVKVINTICNATSERQEDVYELAPQVDVMVIVGGKNSGNTRRLYEISKSLNPNSYHIETPEELRREWFEGAQKIGLTAGASTPDWIIQAVVDRIKELII; this comes from the coding sequence ATGGCACAGATAATAGTGGCAGAGCATGCGGGTTTTTGTTTTGGAGTAAGAAGGGCTATAAACCTTGCGGAAGAGGCGGTAAAGGATACACATTTAGACAGAAAAGTCCTCAGCATGGGACCCCTCATACACAACCCTCAGGAAGTTAAAAGACTTGAAGGCAAAGGTCTTATGCTCTTAGAAGATGAAAGCATGCTGGATGAAAACAGCACGGTAATAGTGCGTTCTCATGGCATACCACCACAGAAGGAAAGGGAGCTCCTTTCAAAGGGTGTAAGGCTTGTGGACGCTACATGCCCCTTTGTAAAGGCGGTTCATGAGGCGGTAATAAAGCTCTGTAAAGAGGGATACTTTGTGGTGCTTGTGGGAGAGAAAAACCATCCAGAAGTGATAGGCACTTTGGGATACTTACAAGAGTGTGGTGGCAAAGGCGTGGTGGTGGAGAGCAAAGAAGACCTAAAGGCGGTTCTCGGAAAGGAAAAGGTTGGCGTAGTGGCACAAACTACTCAAAACGAACAGTTTTTCAAAGAGGTGGTAGGTGAAATAGCCCTGTGGGCAAGGGAAGTAAAAGTGATAAACACCATATGCAACGCCACCTCTGAGCGTCAAGAGGATGTATACGAGCTTGCTCCACAAGTGGATGTGATGGTTATAGTAGGTGGGAAAAACAGTGGAAACACAAGAAGGCTTTATGAGATATCCAAATCTCTCAACCCTAACAGTTACCACATAGAAACACCAGAGGAGCTAAGAAGGGAATGGTTTGAAGGAGCTCAAAAAATAGGTCTTACCGCTGGTGCGTCAACCCCTGACTGGATAATACAGGCGGTGGTAGACAGGATAAAAGAGCTTATAATATAA
- the dapF gene encoding diaminopimelate epimerase, whose product MNFTKLQGSGNDFIVIDNRDGKVYELLKRLELDIKDFVIALCKQHTGVGADGLILIEDPQDPKNHFKWQFFNSDGSVAEMCGNGSRCAVRFAYEKGIVGEEVRFETLAGVIKAWVKEGGKRVKVQLTSPKDYREVSLQVDGLHIEGSFINTGVPHFVAVVENLQDLNVVKLGRAIRFHKEFEPKGTNVNFIEKLSDKAIRIRTYERGVEGETLACGTGATASAIVAYMKGLVKEKPVEVHTKGGEILRIDFNEDLREVFLEGAVCRVFEGFFSEEDLLCMR is encoded by the coding sequence ATGAACTTTACAAAATTGCAAGGGTCTGGAAACGACTTTATAGTCATAGATAACAGGGATGGAAAGGTATACGAGCTTTTAAAGAGGCTTGAGCTTGATATAAAAGACTTTGTGATAGCACTCTGCAAGCAACACACGGGCGTAGGTGCGGATGGGCTTATCCTTATAGAAGACCCTCAAGACCCAAAAAACCACTTCAAATGGCAGTTTTTCAACTCCGATGGCTCTGTGGCGGAGATGTGTGGCAACGGCTCTCGCTGTGCGGTAAGGTTTGCCTATGAGAAGGGTATAGTAGGCGAAGAAGTGCGTTTTGAAACCCTTGCGGGTGTGATAAAAGCGTGGGTCAAGGAGGGTGGAAAAAGGGTAAAGGTCCAGCTTACAAGCCCAAAGGACTACAGAGAGGTATCTTTGCAGGTAGATGGTCTCCATATTGAAGGTAGCTTTATAAACACAGGTGTGCCTCACTTTGTGGCAGTGGTGGAAAACCTGCAAGACCTAAATGTGGTAAAGCTGGGAAGGGCTATAAGGTTTCACAAAGAGTTTGAGCCTAAGGGCACGAATGTGAACTTTATAGAGAAGCTCTCAGACAAGGCTATAAGGATAAGAACTTACGAAAGAGGCGTGGAAGGAGAGACCCTTGCCTGTGGAACCGGAGCAACCGCATCAGCCATAGTGGCTTATATGAAGGGTTTGGTAAAGGAAAAGCCCGTGGAAGTGCATACAAAAGGTGGTGAAATTCTCCGAATTGACTTTAACGAGGACTTAAGGGAAGTATTCCTTGAGGGTGCGGTTTGCAGGGTCTTTGAAGGCTTTTTCTCAGAAGAAGACCTGCTTTGCATGAGATAG
- the hemE gene encoding uroporphyrinogen decarboxylase, with protein sequence MLLLKSLKGEKIPRFPVWLMRQAGRYMPQYRELREKERDFLSFCKNVDLASKVSLLPVELLQVDAVIIFSDILVPLEPMGVKVEFLEGEGPRLEWDGSVKSLKKISFSQVEFVGEVIRRVKAQVKDVPVIGFSGAPFTLMSYMVEGRSSKDFKKTKLFMWTSEQYADLMKLLCENLLEYLLGQIRAGADLLQVFDSWAMHLSYEDFEEYVYTYLKPFFEELKKHTDKPVIYFFRGSGSFLRALENLPVDALSVDWTVDMVSAMKESSKAFQGNLDPALLYCDEESLQKKTLEFLRCIPRKTKYVFNLGHGLMPDMELSKVKLLVDTVKGYRLS encoded by the coding sequence ATGCTTCTTTTGAAAAGCCTTAAAGGAGAGAAAATTCCACGTTTTCCTGTTTGGCTTATGCGTCAAGCAGGTAGATATATGCCACAGTATAGAGAGCTAAGGGAAAAGGAAAGGGATTTTCTTAGCTTTTGCAAAAACGTAGACCTTGCAAGTAAGGTAAGCCTTTTGCCTGTGGAGCTTCTTCAAGTGGACGCGGTGATAATCTTTTCTGATATTCTTGTGCCACTTGAGCCTATGGGCGTTAAGGTGGAGTTTCTTGAAGGTGAGGGTCCAAGGCTTGAATGGGATGGAAGTGTGAAGAGTTTAAAGAAAATATCCTTTTCTCAGGTGGAGTTTGTGGGAGAGGTCATAAGAAGGGTAAAGGCTCAGGTCAAAGATGTGCCGGTGATAGGCTTTAGTGGTGCTCCTTTTACTCTTATGTCTTATATGGTAGAGGGACGCTCAAGCAAGGACTTTAAGAAGACCAAGCTCTTTATGTGGACTTCAGAGCAATATGCGGACCTTATGAAACTGCTTTGTGAAAACTTGCTTGAATACCTTCTTGGTCAAATAAGGGCTGGTGCGGACCTTTTGCAGGTCTTTGATAGCTGGGCAATGCACCTCTCTTACGAAGACTTTGAGGAGTATGTCTACACTTATCTAAAACCCTTCTTTGAAGAGCTAAAAAAACATACAGACAAACCAGTTATATACTTTTTCAGAGGCTCTGGTTCTTTTTTAAGAGCCCTTGAAAACTTGCCAGTGGATGCTCTTTCTGTAGACTGGACGGTGGATATGGTCTCTGCCATGAAAGAAAGCTCAAAAGCCTTTCAGGGAAACCTTGACCCTGCACTTCTTTACTGTGATGAGGAAAGCCTTCAAAAAAAGACCCTTGAGTTTCTCAGATGTATACCAAGAAAGACCAAGTATGTTTTTAACTTAGGACATGGTCTTATGCCAGATATGGAGCTAAGCAAAGTAAAACTTCTCGTAGATACGGTAAAGGGCTATCGCCTCTCATGA
- a CDS encoding tRNA (guanine(10)-N(2))-dimethyltransferase: protein MIREGKVLLDIELPEVVSSKMQVFYNPHMRENRDISLLMLLNMPSQDLTVCDPMGASGIRLMRFLLETNKVKKAIYNDISPSAVEFFLNLLRSHNIPEDKVEVYKEDANLLLRKLRNCHYVDIDPFGSPVPFLEGGILPLARYGLLAVSATDTSVLSGTYPETCQRRYGSKPLLSAEFYHEVGLRILIKKVVEEGAKMDYALKPVFSYSYRHYMRAFFIKDIGPKRTNALIRQIGFLLYCDRCLYREGVQVEDIRHECPHCKNRLLVAGPLWLGNLWDEELVQRLWETRGMVEISENTNKLLKRIKDESKAQTLGFYTISSICKTFRIGQAPTIERFLEVFEGTRTHFSPEGFRTLLSHEEVLKRAHELL, encoded by the coding sequence ATGATAAGAGAGGGAAAGGTCCTTTTGGATATTGAGCTTCCAGAGGTCGTCTCTTCAAAGATGCAAGTCTTTTATAACCCACACATGAGGGAAAACAGGGACATAAGCCTTCTTATGCTCTTGAACATGCCAAGCCAAGACCTTACAGTCTGCGACCCCATGGGTGCAAGCGGTATAAGGCTTATGAGGTTTTTGCTTGAGACCAACAAGGTTAAAAAAGCCATATACAATGACATAAGCCCCTCTGCGGTAGAGTTCTTCTTGAACCTTCTGAGGTCTCATAACATTCCAGAAGATAAAGTGGAAGTATACAAGGAAGATGCAAACCTTCTTCTTAGAAAACTCAGAAACTGCCACTATGTGGATATAGACCCCTTTGGCTCACCGGTGCCCTTCTTAGAAGGTGGTATACTGCCCTTGGCAAGGTATGGCTTGCTGGCTGTAAGTGCCACAGATACCTCTGTGCTTTCTGGCACATATCCAGAAACCTGTCAAAGAAGATATGGCTCAAAACCCCTGCTTAGTGCGGAGTTTTACCACGAGGTAGGCTTACGCATCCTCATAAAAAAGGTAGTAGAAGAAGGTGCAAAGATGGACTACGCTCTAAAGCCAGTGTTTTCCTATTCCTACAGGCATTATATGAGAGCCTTCTTCATAAAGGACATAGGACCAAAAAGGACCAACGCTCTTATAAGACAAATAGGCTTTTTGCTCTACTGCGATAGGTGTCTATACAGAGAGGGTGTGCAGGTGGAAGACATAAGGCATGAGTGTCCTCACTGCAAGAATAGACTTTTGGTTGCAGGACCTCTTTGGCTTGGAAACCTCTGGGATGAGGAGCTTGTCCAAAGGTTATGGGAAACGAGAGGCATGGTAGAAATCTCAGAAAACACCAATAAGCTCTTAAAAAGAATAAAAGATGAGTCAAAAGCTCAAACCTTGGGCTTTTATACTATCTCTTCCATATGCAAAACCTTTCGCATAGGACAAGCACCCACTATAGAAAGGTTTTTAGAGGTCTTTGAAGGCACAAGAACACATTTTAGCCCCGAGGGTTTTAGAACATTACTTAGCCACGAAGAGGTGCTAAAAAGAGCCCATGAGCTATTATAG
- the trpE gene encoding anthranilate synthase component I — protein MNLNLNEEQVYRLSKDYKVIPIYAEFMADTETPLSVYLKLKEGWKYSLLLESAEGGSKWGRYSFVILANTFHYAWKSGIAYLYEGGRVKLFEEKDPLRPIDHLLKSFKAYHDPSLPRFWGGFAGYVGYDIIKCYEPIEDKKPDTLEVFDLFFILSDVVVVHDNLSGSLKVIVPLHADRDISKEYERAKGLIEDIKERIFTTCVYPMHFPQRAIDFKEWRSNYTKEEFMSLVKRAKEYVEQGDIVQVVLSQRFSKVFSGEPEGIYRSLRFLNPSPYMYYMDFGDLKVIGSSPEVLVRLEGSRIETRPIAGTRRRGETPEEDLALERELLQDEKERAEHLMLVDLARNDVGRVSKPGSVRVEGFMRVERYSHVTHMVSDVIGELKDGLSAVDVLKALFPAGTVSGAPKVRAMQIIEELERERRSIYAGAVGYISFEGNMDMAIAIRTAVLLKDQVFLQAGAGIVADSDPEKEWLETVNKAKALMKAVAMAESIHEQR, from the coding sequence ATGAACCTAAACCTAAATGAAGAACAGGTATATAGGCTGTCAAAGGACTACAAGGTAATACCCATATACGCAGAGTTTATGGCGGACACGGAAACGCCTCTATCTGTATACCTTAAGCTAAAGGAAGGTTGGAAGTATAGCCTGCTGTTGGAAAGTGCGGAGGGTGGGAGCAAATGGGGCAGGTATTCTTTTGTGATACTTGCAAACACTTTCCATTACGCTTGGAAGAGCGGTATAGCATACCTATACGAAGGGGGAAGGGTCAAGCTATTTGAGGAAAAGGACCCACTGAGACCCATAGACCACCTACTCAAGAGCTTTAAAGCCTATCATGACCCATCTCTTCCAAGGTTCTGGGGAGGCTTTGCAGGTTATGTGGGCTACGACATTATAAAGTGCTACGAGCCTATAGAGGACAAAAAGCCAGACACTCTTGAGGTTTTTGACCTTTTCTTTATCCTTAGTGATGTGGTGGTGGTGCATGACAACCTAAGCGGTAGTTTGAAGGTTATAGTGCCTTTGCATGCAGATAGGGACATATCAAAAGAATATGAAAGGGCAAAAGGGCTCATAGAAGACATAAAAGAAAGGATTTTCACTACTTGCGTCTATCCTATGCACTTTCCTCAGAGAGCTATAGACTTCAAAGAATGGCGTTCAAACTACACAAAAGAGGAGTTTATGAGTTTGGTAAAAAGGGCAAAGGAGTATGTGGAGCAGGGAGATATAGTGCAGGTGGTTTTGTCTCAAAGGTTTAGTAAGGTCTTTTCTGGAGAGCCAGAGGGCATATACAGGTCTTTGAGATTTCTAAACCCATCACCCTATATGTATTACATGGACTTTGGAGACCTAAAGGTAATAGGCTCTTCTCCAGAGGTCTTGGTAAGGCTTGAGGGGAGCAGGATAGAAACAAGACCCATAGCGGGGACAAGAAGGAGGGGAGAAACTCCCGAGGAGGACTTGGCTCTTGAGAGGGAGCTCCTGCAAGATGAGAAGGAAAGGGCGGAACACTTAATGCTTGTAGACCTGGCAAGAAACGATGTGGGACGTGTAAGCAAGCCAGGAAGCGTAAGGGTAGAGGGCTTTATGAGGGTAGAAAGGTATTCTCATGTTACGCATATGGTGAGCGATGTAATAGGTGAGCTAAAGGATGGTCTTTCTGCGGTGGACGTTTTGAAGGCTCTATTTCCTGCGGGGACAGTGTCTGGTGCACCCAAGGTTAGAGCCATGCAGATAATAGAGGAGCTTGAAAGGGAAAGAAGAAGCATATACGCAGGGGCGGTGGGTTATATATCCTTTGAAGGAAATATGGATATGGCAATTGCCATAAGAACTGCGGTGCTACTAAAGGACCAGGTTTTTCTTCAAGCGGGTGCAGGCATAGTGGCGGACTCTGACCCAGAAAAGGAGTGGTTAGAAACTGTAAATAAGGCAAAAGCTCTTATGAAGGCTGTAGCTATGGCTGAGTCAATCCACGAACAAAGATAA
- a CDS encoding isoamylase early set domain-containing protein, which produces MVKKSYQQGKNICVVSFYIKRDDAQSVDLVGEWNDWKPEPMQRKKDGTFWISKRLKTGRSYRFKYLIDGQYWENELSADQQVPNSFGTTDSLIIV; this is translated from the coding sequence ATGGTAAAAAAGAGCTACCAACAAGGTAAAAACATATGTGTGGTAAGCTTTTATATCAAAAGAGACGATGCACAAAGCGTGGATCTTGTGGGCGAGTGGAATGATTGGAAACCAGAGCCTATGCAAAGGAAGAAGGATGGGACTTTTTGGATAAGCAAGAGACTAAAGACTGGCAGGAGCTACCGGTTTAAATACCTTATTGACGGACAATACTGGGAAAACGAGCTGTCCGCAGACCAGCAGGTTCCTAACTCCTTTGGCACCACAGACAGCCTGATTATTGTTTGA